ttATTCTCGGGAAgggatacttattcttgattgtCATCTTATTTAACTGTctatagtccacacacagacgtgaactcccatccttcttcttcaccaacaacattgGTGCTCCTCAAGGCGGAAGTACTGGGTCATATGAATTGTTTCCCCAATAGCTCCTCTATCTGATTCTTGAGTTCTACCAACTCTGTCGGAGCCACACGATATGGAGTCATCGACACTAGATCGGTTACTGGTACcagatcaatagagaactcaacttctctactgggaggcaatcCTGGTACTTCCTCCAAGAACACATCCTCAAACTCGTACACTAGCGGTATAACAAACTTCCCTTCCTTTTTCTCCACCTCTAGATGAGTGAAAATTATGAAGCATTGTGCGCCATCTTGTATCTCCTTCATGACCCCTTGAGACGATACCAACTCAAGCTCCTTTGAGTTGGGAAAAAATAGCCTTTTCTCTCGGTAATCTATAAGAATGTAATTGGCAAAGAGCAAATCCATCCCgaagatcacctccaactcttgTAGAGGTAGACATATTAGATTTACTTTGTATACGcatccctctacctccactggacatCTAGCACACAAGGACAATGTCCTGACCATACTCGACGCCCGTGTAGATACCACAAGATCACATTGCAGCTCAAACACCGACAGACCTAACTTCTTCACACAAGCTTCTGACACaaatgagtgtgtcgctccaaaGTCATACAACACACAATAATTCACTCCAGCTATCACACAAAGACctataacaaggttacctgaactAGCTGCCTCAACTCCAATCATGGCGTATACTCGGCCTACTGCCTGAGCCCTGTTGCCTCTATTCCTCTGTTGGTTCTGAGCCGAAGTTTAAACTAAGGCATGTGTCATCGCCCTAGCAAGAGTGGGGCAGTCCTtgccaaagtggccttccttgccataATTATTACACCTCCCGAAGCCTTCTAGTTGAGGGCAAACACTCCTCAGATGAGGACCTCCACACTAGAAGCATTGTACTCTGTTCTACTGTGAAGGAAAACCCCTAGGCCCCTAAGATTGAGGCTAAGGCCTATCATACGGTTTCCTCCTCTCTTCATGCATTGGTTTGGACCTTGACGGTCCAGCGATCCTCTAGTGCTGTAGGCATTGAACTTCCACCTCAACTTTCATCTTCTCTACAACTCTGACCTTCTCCACCAAGGCTGCgaaatccttgatggacagtGTGGCAACCATCAAACAGATGTCTTCCTTtagaccattctcaaactttctGCAATGCCACTCATCGTCAAGTGGCATGGTATAGAAACGACTGAGGTGTTTAAACCTCGTTGCATACTTTACTACTGACTTGCTTTCCTGAgtcaactggaggaactccacctccttagcGTATCAGACGCTGTCTGGAAAATATTTAGAGAGGAACTTTCCTCTAAAGGCCTTCCACGTGACTGGCTCCTCCCTCTCTTCCATGATGGATTTCATGTTGATCCATCAATACTCTGTGTCACTGGTGAGCATGTACACCGCAAATGCCAGCTTGTTCTCTAGTGACACATCTTCGCATCGAAGATTCTCTCCATATCCTTCAGCCATTGATTTGTGACATCAGGACTGGTCTTGCTGTTAAACTTCACCGGGTGGTGCTTCAGAAAGtcctccaaactccactccCGGACTGGAGGTCTAGGCTTAGGGCCGTAGACAGGGGCAACTGTCCTGTTCTCTTCTAGCTGTCGGAGGGCCTCTATGTGCTGCCTATAGGCATCCTCTGCAGCCACTCTTGTAGCCTACATCTACTGCATCACCAATTGTTGCTGCTCCAATGATGTTGCATGGCACTGCATCGACGCCTCATGTTGTTGCATCATCGCATTACTCTAATGAGTCATGGCTGCCACCATAGCTTATATCGCCCTTGCGATATATGGTATATCACCCTAAGAAGATTGAGGATTtctacgaggaggtgccatatcACTAGGCACACAAGAAAACCATTAGTTAGACTTCATCAAACAAGAAACTCAGCTAATGACAGTAGGAAGACACAACAAAAGCTAAGCAGACACACAAGTCCACAAActctaaggaatgaccgctttgataccataaatgtaacatcccatttaaataataaccttaattaaatgaaacgtcacatataataatataaagagaaaaGTCATGGAGTTTAATGTCATTCCTTACAATTATCCAGAATAAACTAGGAAAGAAatcaaggcacaccacgatggcaataacaatataaaaaagaagtttaaTACCATTCAAAATAAATGCTCAAAGAGAAAGATAATAAAAGGGCTACCGCCCTAAAAGAAA
This region of Vigna unguiculata cultivar IT97K-499-35 chromosome 5, ASM411807v1, whole genome shotgun sequence genomic DNA includes:
- the LOC114184604 gene encoding uncharacterized protein LOC114184604 gives rise to the protein MAEGYGENLRCEDVSLENKLAFAVYMLTSDTEKFENGLKEDICLMVATLSIKDFAALVEKNQQRNRGNRAQAVGRVYAMIGVEAASSGNLVIGLCVIAGVNYCVLYDFGATHSFVSEACVKKLGLSVFELQCDLVVSTRASSMVRTLSLCARCPVEVEGCVYKVNLICLPLQELEVIFGMDLLFANYILIDYREKRLFFPNSKELELVSSQGVMKEIQDGAQCFIIFTHLEVEKKEGKFVIPLVYEFEDVFLEEVPGLPPSREVEFSIDLVPVTDLVSMTPYRVAPTELVELKNQIEELLGKQFI